The genomic stretch CGAGTCGGGCGCGAAGCCGGGGAAGCCCGCCCGCGCGGCGGCCCCGACGGCGAGGGCGCGGAAGAAAGGGGGCATCGCGGGCCACGGCTTCCCCGTCCCGGGATCGCAGGGGGCGTAGCGGTAGCCGCGCCGGTCGCTCGTCCAGCCGAAGTCGCCGCAATTCGTGATCGCGATCGACATGACGAACCCGCCCGGGGTCGTCATGTGGCGGAAGGGGGCGGCCTCCGCGATGGCCTGGACGGCGGCGAAGAGGGCGGGGGCCTCGGCGCGTGCGCCGCCCCGGAAGAGGACGGCCCCGTCGGCCAGCGGTTCGGTTTCCGGTTCGGGCTTTCGGGCTTCGCCTAGGAGGGTGTCCATCTCGGACTGGCTGTCGCTCATTTGCGTTAGTCTAGCATATTGCGTCCGGCTCCGCCCGCACTCGGACGCGTGGTTCCTCTCAAGCGGACAGGGGAACTAGCGGACATGCTCTACCCGAAACGGACAGCCTAATGCAGTACCGCTCCGAACAGTTCAGGCCTATCAGATGGGGAGGTCCAGGAGGGGCGAAGCCCCTCTTGCGTCGTCTAACCCGTGCGGATCGCCTCCAGCTGTACAGGGTGTGTACCCGGTCCCGAAGGAGCGTTCACCGCTCCCTTCGCGTTCCCCCTACGGCTGGCTCCGCACGCCGCTCGCCGGGCGGTGGAACTCCTCCAGGAATCGGATCGCCGAGAGGACCGGCGTCGCCCCGCACCGTTCTGCCGGGAAGCGTCTGAAGTCCGCCGCCACCAGGGGATGCCCCGTCGTCAGCGCCACTTCGGCGAAGCACGCGTCGTCGGTCGAGGGGGTCGGCACCTGCGCGGTCGAGACGCACCGGAGGGTGTCTTGAAGGATGAAGTGGAGGATCCGCTCCTTCTCCAGCGGCAGCAACTCGCTCTGCGCCAGCCCCGACCGGTAGCGGGCCAGGACCCGATCGTCGGCGACGAGGCGGATATGGCCCGCCCTCAGGAGATCGACGATGCGCCGGGCGAGCGGCTCCCCCGGCCAGCCGGGCAGTCCGACGCCGATTCCCGAAAGGAGGAGGGGCAGGTCGAGGACGAGGGGGACGATCCGGCGGAACGTCGCCTTATGGGCGGTCGGGATCATGGGAGGGAGTTAGCTCCGGCGCGTCCGGGCCGTGGCGACGGCGTCGGAGAAGAAGGCGCGGCGGACGGCGGCCAGGGTCGCCTCGAGGCTCTCGGGGTGGATTTCGAGGATCAACGCGCCGGGCCGTCCGTCCCGGGTCAATACGATCTCCTTTTCATGGGCCAGAGTCTCCCAAAACTTCTTCGACTGCTTGAGGTCGGCGACGCCGATGTAGGTCATGATCTCCTTAATAGGAGATCATATGGACTTTAAAAGCCTATTTATCGCTCATCTCCTTAAGCATTAATGAGTGAAAACGCGAAAACGCTTGAAAATAAGAGGGAAACGGATAGGTTGGCCCCCCCTAACTATATATGAGTGAGACCTCCTCCTCCGCGGCGCTCCCCCCTGTCCTCGAGCGCTCCCTGAATAAGAATGGCACCAACGGTGCCCACGCCCGGGGCCATATCGGCAATCCCGAGCACACCGCCCTCCTCGAAGAATATTACGAGCAGTGGAAGATCGATCCCGAATTGGTCGATCCCATGTGGCGCTCCTTCTTCGAGGGCTTCGAGCTCGGCGTCCAGACCCTTCCCTCCAAGAGCGCCAAGGGTGCCGCCCCCGCCGCCTCCTCCACCGGCAAGCCCGTCGTCCCCGAGGGCGACACCGCCTCCCGCCTGAAGCAGGCCCGCGTCTACAACCTCTTCTTCGCCTACCGCATCCTCGGTCACCGCATCGCGAACCTCGATCCGCTCGGCTTCAACAAGACGACCTTCCCCGACCTCGACATCGAGAACTTCCGCTTCACCGAGGCCGACCTCGACACCGTCTTCGACTCCGGCTCCCTCGCGGGCGGCGGCGAGCGGACCCTCCGCGAGATCCTCGCCCTCCTGAAGGAGACCTATTGCGGCAACGTCGGCGTCGAGTACATGCACATGCAGATCTTCCCCGAGCGCCGCTGGCTCCGGGACCGCCTCGAGACGACCCATTGCAAGCCGAGCTACGGCAACGCCAAGAAGAAGCGCATCCTCAACAACCTCCTCCGCGCCGAGGGCTTCGAGTCGTTCCTCCACACCCGCTTCGTCGGCCAGAAACGCTTCTCCCTCGAGGGCGGCGAGACCCTCATCCCGATGCTCGACGCGATCATCGAGGCCTCCCCCCAGCACGGCGTCTCCCAGGTCGTCATGGGCATGGCCCACCGCGGCCGCCTCAGCGTCCTCTGCAACATCCTCGGCAAGGACTACAAGTTCCTCCTCGACGCCTTCGCCGACAACTACGTCCCCCAGCAGGTCCAGGGCGACGGCGACGTGAAGTACCACCTCGGCTTCGACTCGGTCCAGACCACCTCCTCGGGCGAGCAGGTCGGCATCTCCCTCGCGCCGAACCCGAGCCACCTCGAGACCGTCGACCCCGTCGTCCAGGGCAAGGCCCGCGCCTACCAGCGCTTGCTGAACGACACCACCGAGCGCCGCAAGGTCCTCCCGATCCTCATCCACGGCGACGCCGCCTTCGCAGGCCAGGGCGTCGTCTACGAGACGCTGAACATGTCCCAGCTGGAAGGCTACCGCACCGGCGGCACCCTCCACATCGTCATCAACAACCAGATCGGCTTCACCACCCTCCCGCAGGACTCCCGTTCCACGGTGTACTGCACCTCGATGGCGAAGGGCCTCGGCATCCCCGTCTTCCACGTGAACGGCGACGACCCGCTCTCC from Verrucomicrobium sp. GAS474 encodes the following:
- the alkB gene encoding DNA oxidative demethylase AlkB — protein: MDTLLGEARKPEPETEPLADGAVLFRGGARAEAPALFAAVQAIAEAAPFRHMTTPGGFVMSIAITNCGDFGWTSDRRGYRYAPCDPGTGKPWPAMPPFFRALAVGAAARAGFPGFAPDSCLINRYEPGARLSLHQDKDEKRLAAPIVSVSLGLPARFLFGGLTRQEKPRRFRLENGDVVVWGGPARMAFHGVDPLAGGNHPLTGRCRVNLTFRQAS